From one Alicyclobacillus acidocaldarius subsp. acidocaldarius Tc-4-1 genomic stretch:
- a CDS encoding PhzF family phenazine biosynthesis protein, producing MREIEVFQVDAFTEEPFSGNPAGVVIDGGDLPRDLRQRIAREMNCSETAFVVQYERDRFRFQYHTPEAEVDLCGHATIAALHLLRERQDIVGDIVAETRAGILPMRLDEEGPVWMRQAEPKFREVPDDARPVLLEALGLREDDLDGELPFALASTGIWQVMVPVKSRDALFALTPDTLRLRDVSRRLGAICVHVYALDPAHPSAVAVARDFAPAVGVAEDPHTGTAAGALACLLADRGVVQAGEMAFEQGANLGRPGVILTRVEAGPPMRAWVGGHAVTVLRGEMRVAK from the coding sequence GTGCGAGAGATCGAAGTGTTCCAGGTGGATGCGTTCACCGAAGAGCCTTTTTCGGGCAATCCCGCCGGGGTCGTGATCGACGGGGGAGACTTGCCGCGCGATCTGCGCCAGCGCATCGCGCGCGAGATGAACTGCTCGGAGACGGCGTTTGTGGTCCAGTACGAGCGGGATCGGTTCCGTTTCCAGTACCATACGCCGGAGGCGGAGGTGGACCTCTGCGGGCACGCGACCATCGCTGCGCTCCATCTGCTGCGCGAGCGACAAGACATCGTCGGCGACATCGTGGCGGAGACGAGGGCGGGCATCTTGCCCATGCGGCTTGACGAGGAAGGGCCGGTCTGGATGCGTCAGGCCGAGCCGAAGTTCCGCGAGGTGCCGGACGATGCCCGCCCGGTTCTGCTCGAGGCACTTGGGCTTCGCGAGGACGATCTCGACGGAGAGCTGCCGTTTGCCCTCGCGTCAACCGGGATTTGGCAGGTGATGGTGCCCGTGAAATCCCGCGACGCCCTGTTCGCCCTGACACCGGACACGTTGCGCCTGCGCGACGTGTCGAGGCGGCTTGGAGCCATCTGCGTCCACGTGTACGCGCTCGATCCGGCCCATCCGTCGGCTGTGGCCGTGGCCCGCGATTTCGCGCCTGCGGTCGGCGTCGCGGAAGACCCGCATACGGGCACGGCGGCGGGCGCGCTGGCGTGTCTGCTGGCGGATCGCGGTGTGGTCCAGGCGGGCGAGATGGCGTTCGAACAGGGCGCCAATCTCGGGCGCCCGGGCGTCATCCTGACGCGCGTGGAAGCGGGTCCGCCGATGCGCGCCTGGGTGGGCGGTCACGCGGTCACCGTGCTCCGCGGCGAGATGCGCGTGGCCAAATAA
- a CDS encoding pseudouridine synthase — protein sequence MATIRVDKWLTTAGYGSRSEVKKLCRAGRVLLNGATVKDAAKHADPAVDVLEVDGEWVPYEPLVYFMMYKPPGYVSSTEDPRDPVVLELLDEEDIWRDVFPVGRLDKDAEGLLLLTNDGALAHRLLAPRRHVPKRYFVRVRGALGEDDARALAEGVVLDDGYKAMPAELEILRSGAESEAVIQVYEGKYHQVKRMFASLGKRVTFLKRISMGPLSLDPALKPGEYRRLTEEEIEALRAYDGRGER from the coding sequence ATGGCAACCATTCGAGTGGACAAATGGCTGACCACGGCCGGGTATGGATCGCGCAGCGAAGTCAAAAAGCTTTGCCGCGCCGGCCGCGTTCTCCTGAACGGCGCAACGGTGAAAGACGCTGCGAAGCACGCGGATCCAGCCGTGGACGTGCTCGAGGTGGACGGGGAATGGGTGCCGTACGAGCCGCTCGTCTACTTCATGATGTACAAGCCGCCTGGTTACGTGTCCAGCACGGAAGACCCGCGCGATCCGGTTGTCCTGGAACTGCTGGACGAGGAGGATATCTGGCGGGACGTGTTTCCCGTCGGGCGCCTCGACAAGGACGCCGAAGGGCTTCTCCTGCTCACCAACGACGGCGCGCTGGCCCATCGCCTGCTCGCGCCCCGGCGCCACGTGCCCAAGCGCTACTTCGTCCGCGTGCGGGGCGCGCTTGGGGAAGATGACGCGCGGGCGCTCGCTGAGGGCGTGGTGCTCGACGACGGGTATAAGGCGATGCCCGCCGAGCTTGAGATTCTGCGATCCGGCGCGGAGTCAGAGGCCGTCATCCAGGTATACGAGGGCAAATACCACCAAGTGAAGCGGATGTTCGCCTCGCTCGGCAAGCGCGTGACCTTCCTGAAACGCATCAGCATGGGCCCTTTGTCGCTCGATCCGGCCTTAAAGCCTGGCGAGTACCGCCGGCTGACGGAGGAAGAGATCGAGGCGCTTCGCGCCTACGACGGAAGAGGCGAAAGATAG
- a CDS encoding peptidoglycan-binding domain-containing protein, which yields MFTIWHAIAKSPASTAAKSPSTQSAQTGGTHVTSATGRATIRTSAAADPVVLQQGDKGSKVAALQQALSTLGFFNYAITGTYGPITAAAVEAFQAAEGLTPTGVVDERTLTALQQAVKAHATSALTGSGSSSSGSSSSGSSSSGSSSSGSSSSGSSSSGSSSSGSSSSGSSSSGSSSSGSSSSGSSSSGSSSSGSSSSGSSSSGGSTMPSFPGPVTSAS from the coding sequence ATGTTTACGATATGGCACGCCATCGCGAAAAGCCCGGCCTCCACTGCGGCCAAGTCGCCATCCACCCAGTCCGCTCAGACGGGAGGCACGCATGTGACCTCGGCGACGGGCCGGGCGACGATTCGGACCTCGGCGGCCGCGGATCCCGTAGTGCTCCAGCAGGGTGACAAGGGCAGCAAGGTGGCCGCTCTCCAGCAGGCCCTTTCGACCCTCGGCTTCTTCAACTACGCCATCACGGGAACCTATGGCCCCATCACGGCGGCGGCCGTCGAAGCGTTCCAGGCCGCGGAAGGGCTGACGCCCACCGGCGTGGTGGACGAGCGCACGCTCACGGCGTTGCAACAAGCCGTGAAGGCACACGCCACAAGCGCACTGACAGGCAGCGGCTCATCCAGCAGCGGTTCATCCAGCAGCGGTTCATCCAGCAGCGGTTCATCCAGCAGCGGTTCATCCAGCAGCGGTTCATCCAGCAGCGGTTCATCCAGCAGCGGTTCATCCAGCAGCGGTTCATCCAGCAGCGGTTCATCCAGCAGCGGCTCATCCAGCAGCGGCTCATCCAGCAGCGGCTCATCCAGCAGCGGCTCATCCAGCAGCGGCTCATCCAGCAGCGGCGGCAGCACCATGCCGAGCTTTCCGGGCCCTGTGACGTCCGCCTCTTGA
- a CDS encoding ferric reductase-like transmembrane domain-containing protein, with the protein MQLMAKPQRWPFLYTWIVILGMVFASYALTVLTNPAPATANLTHWYMARAAGMTAYLLLSLTAFLGVTTTSGVWDKLKLRKLVTQLHQFSAMLVLPFVFFHLWGLYEDRTVPFSISALFVPFADTYRPTAVALGILSLYTWVLLVLTSYLRERLNATAWRRIHLLAFPMFAAVTLHGLLAGSDSHTAWAKLVYAVPSALILAASVARWRKARTKAGRQPSAA; encoded by the coding sequence ATGCAATTGATGGCGAAACCGCAGCGATGGCCGTTCTTGTACACGTGGATCGTGATCCTCGGGATGGTCTTCGCGTCGTACGCGCTCACGGTCCTGACGAACCCGGCGCCTGCCACCGCCAATCTGACCCACTGGTACATGGCGCGAGCCGCGGGGATGACGGCGTACCTGCTCCTGTCGCTCACGGCGTTCCTCGGTGTCACCACGACGAGCGGCGTATGGGACAAGTTGAAGCTCAGGAAGCTCGTAACGCAACTGCATCAGTTCTCCGCGATGCTCGTACTCCCGTTTGTGTTCTTTCACCTGTGGGGTTTATACGAGGATAGGACGGTCCCGTTTTCGATCTCGGCTCTCTTCGTCCCGTTCGCGGATACCTACCGGCCCACCGCGGTCGCGCTCGGCATCTTGAGTCTGTACACCTGGGTCCTGCTCGTCCTGACATCCTACCTTCGAGAGCGGCTGAACGCCACGGCGTGGCGCCGCATCCACCTGCTCGCGTTCCCGATGTTCGCGGCGGTGACGCTGCACGGCCTGTTGGCGGGATCCGACAGCCACACCGCCTGGGCGAAGCTCGTGTACGCGGTGCCGAGCGCGCTCATCTTGGCTGCGTCGGTCGCGCGGTGGCGAAAGGCGAGAACGAAGGCCGGCCGCCAGCCGTCAGCGGCGTGA
- a CDS encoding alpha/beta hydrolase family protein, producing the protein MQRAVELEVEGLVLRGMEHVPDESANRPVPAAILFHGFTGTHIEPHQLFVKLSRALEAEGVAAFRLDFAGSGDSDGEFQDMTASSEIRDAKAILDWVRRDPRIDPDRVSLIGLSMGGYVASIVAGDEPNKVDKLVLLAPAGNMADIAEKQAEALGAAADADVVDLGGNLVGRRLYEDLKQIDAFERAKPFRGKVLIIHGMEDQAVPYEVSLKYQNEVYGERARLHLIEEADHTFNNRHWEAEVIRETVRFLTDVDRSQ; encoded by the coding sequence ATGCAGAGAGCCGTTGAGCTCGAAGTGGAAGGGCTCGTCCTTCGCGGGATGGAGCACGTGCCGGACGAGTCAGCGAACCGACCCGTGCCTGCCGCGATTTTGTTTCACGGCTTTACGGGAACTCACATCGAGCCTCATCAGTTGTTCGTCAAACTCAGCCGCGCGCTCGAGGCCGAGGGCGTGGCGGCGTTCCGCCTCGATTTCGCCGGTAGCGGAGACTCCGACGGTGAGTTTCAAGACATGACGGCTTCCTCGGAGATCCGAGACGCGAAGGCCATCTTGGACTGGGTGAGACGAGATCCCCGCATTGACCCGGACCGCGTAAGCCTTATCGGCCTCAGCATGGGGGGCTACGTCGCGTCCATCGTGGCTGGGGACGAGCCGAACAAAGTGGATAAGCTCGTGCTGCTTGCGCCGGCGGGCAACATGGCCGATATCGCAGAGAAGCAGGCAGAGGCGCTCGGCGCTGCAGCCGACGCGGACGTCGTGGATCTCGGCGGAAATCTCGTGGGCCGTCGACTGTACGAAGATCTCAAACAAATCGACGCGTTTGAGCGAGCCAAGCCGTTTCGCGGCAAGGTGCTCATCATCCACGGGATGGAGGATCAGGCCGTCCCATACGAGGTGTCCCTAAAGTACCAGAACGAAGTCTACGGCGAGCGCGCGCGGCTTCATCTGATCGAAGAGGCGGATCACACGTTCAACAACCGGCACTGGGAGGCCGAGGTCATTCGGGAAACCGTGCGGTTTTTGACGGACGTGGACCGGTCGCAATGA
- a CDS encoding phasin family protein codes for MVHLKENLVRKSMPVEVHEMDVEDQFRKMVDLGIGLITYSSEKIAEAARQWAEEKRMTPQQTKEFVQELVERGEKERAEFQNSIQESVQRTLTRLGIREDQEALRAEIRQLRAMIERLDARVAELEARLGNPGEPQA; via the coding sequence GTGGTACACTTAAAAGAAAACCTGGTGAGGAAAAGCATGCCGGTGGAGGTGCACGAGATGGACGTCGAAGATCAGTTCCGCAAGATGGTGGACTTAGGCATTGGGCTCATCACGTACAGCAGCGAGAAAATTGCCGAGGCAGCTCGGCAATGGGCCGAGGAGAAGCGCATGACGCCCCAACAGACCAAGGAGTTCGTGCAAGAGCTGGTGGAGCGCGGAGAGAAGGAGCGCGCGGAATTTCAGAACTCCATCCAGGAGAGCGTACAGCGCACGCTCACGAGGCTCGGCATCCGGGAGGATCAGGAGGCGCTGCGGGCCGAGATCCGACAGCTTCGGGCGATGATCGAGCGGCTCGACGCGCGCGTGGCGGAACTCGAGGCACGGCTAGGCAATCCTGGTGAGCCGCAGGCGTGA
- a CDS encoding MogA/MoaB family molybdenum cofactor biosynthesis protein: MDTMRTAAVITVSDSASRGERQDESGPLLASLLREAGFDVRHAVVVPDDRARIAARLRALALEGVHLVATTGGTGLGPRDVTPEATRDVIEREIPGIGEAMRASAWPNKPHAMLSRQTAGIRGQTLIVNFPGSPRAVEEGFQVIAPILRHALDLVAGITEHRPN, encoded by the coding sequence ATGGACACCATGCGCACGGCCGCCGTGATCACTGTGAGCGACTCCGCGAGTCGAGGCGAGCGCCAAGACGAGAGTGGGCCGCTCCTCGCATCGTTGCTCCGCGAGGCGGGGTTTGACGTGCGCCACGCCGTCGTGGTGCCGGACGATCGAGCCCGCATCGCCGCGCGCCTGCGCGCGCTCGCGCTCGAAGGCGTGCATCTCGTCGCCACCACAGGCGGGACGGGCCTCGGCCCGCGCGACGTGACGCCGGAGGCGACGCGGGACGTGATCGAGCGGGAGATCCCGGGTATCGGCGAGGCGATGCGCGCCTCCGCCTGGCCCAACAAGCCGCACGCCATGCTCTCCCGCCAGACGGCTGGCATCCGCGGCCAGACGCTCATCGTCAACTTCCCGGGCAGCCCTCGCGCCGTGGAGGAGGGGTTCCAAGTGATTGCGCCCATTCTCCGTCACGCGCTCGATCTCGTCGCAGGCATCACCGAGCATCGGCCAAACTGA
- the proC gene encoding pyrroline-5-carboxylate reductase yields the protein MKRLFILGAGSMAESFIKGIVEEGVIDPRDIFVCNRSRRERLLELSEWYGITPAHSMARAADADLVILAVKPYDMMEVLKQLRPYLSDQVLLSFAAGVPIEAMQRATGGHPYIVRTMPNVPVAVGMGAIALSAPSTVPRDKLRRVVEMLAGLGQVVEIEEGLMDAATAFSGSGPGFISYLLEAMEQAAVELGFAPELARKLLVQTVIGTAHVLREWNLSPSELRRRVTSPNGTTHAGVEVMQSQGVYQAIVEAVRRAAVRAEEMGREYTREG from the coding sequence TTGAAGCGGCTTTTTATCCTCGGCGCCGGTTCGATGGCCGAGTCGTTTATCAAAGGGATCGTGGAAGAGGGCGTGATCGATCCGCGGGACATCTTCGTCTGCAACCGATCGCGCCGCGAGCGATTATTGGAATTGAGCGAATGGTATGGCATCACGCCCGCCCACTCGATGGCGCGGGCGGCGGACGCGGACCTCGTCATTCTCGCGGTGAAGCCGTACGACATGATGGAGGTTTTAAAGCAACTGCGGCCTTATCTGTCGGATCAGGTGCTCTTGTCGTTCGCCGCAGGCGTTCCCATTGAAGCCATGCAGCGCGCGACGGGAGGGCATCCGTACATCGTCCGCACCATGCCGAACGTGCCGGTGGCGGTTGGCATGGGCGCCATCGCGCTGTCGGCGCCTTCGACGGTGCCGCGGGACAAGCTTCGCCGAGTCGTCGAGATGTTGGCTGGCCTCGGGCAGGTGGTGGAGATTGAGGAGGGACTGATGGACGCTGCCACCGCGTTTTCCGGCAGCGGGCCAGGGTTCATCAGCTATCTCCTCGAGGCGATGGAGCAGGCGGCGGTGGAACTCGGCTTTGCGCCGGAACTCGCGCGAAAGCTTCTGGTGCAGACGGTCATCGGCACGGCGCACGTCCTGCGCGAGTGGAACCTGAGCCCGAGCGAATTGCGCCGCCGCGTGACGTCGCCGAACGGCACCACGCACGCCGGCGTCGAGGTGATGCAGTCGCAGGGCGTGTATCAGGCCATCGTCGAGGCGGTGAGGCGGGCGGCTGTCCGTGCGGAGGAGATGGGGCGCGAGTACACGCGCGAGGGCTGA
- a CDS encoding DUF1450 domain-containing protein — MEGLVVIEVCANNRLHGGWLGETERRVPGATVLETDCTNTCGLCQVHAFAYVNGKLVHDPDPARCVEKIEDEARAVLRWLTSGEDEKGAP; from the coding sequence ATGGAGGGGCTTGTCGTGATCGAGGTCTGTGCCAACAACCGGCTTCATGGCGGCTGGCTTGGCGAGACGGAGCGGCGCGTGCCGGGTGCGACGGTGCTGGAGACAGATTGCACCAACACCTGCGGCCTCTGCCAGGTGCACGCGTTTGCGTACGTGAACGGCAAGCTCGTGCATGACCCGGATCCAGCGAGGTGTGTGGAGAAGATTGAGGACGAGGCTCGCGCGGTGCTTCGGTGGCTCACCTCAGGAGAGGACGAAAAAGGCGCGCCCTAA
- a CDS encoding FAD:protein FMN transferase → MGTDVELFVDDWLTGPELSSLACQLEASIRRYERIFSRFDPASHLSRLNRQAGWWVTVPAELYEVLKLAAHWFEQTRGYFDPFIGEDMRRIGYSVSFDRLDVTVEPVLASRRVPPVIPPIEFRPDCTVRLQPGYEVDLGGIAKGFIVARCAEELRAQGLRNFALSAGGDVLVTSDAEPWPVRVANPFGGAEPVGTLYVKQGGVATSGTYKRRWQTPTGRVMHHLIDPFTGLPADTDVVSVSVCADELTTAEVLAKVALLLGAERGTPYLCAAREAGICSSFLLATTKGAVIPCN, encoded by the coding sequence ATGGGCACCGACGTCGAGCTGTTCGTCGACGACTGGCTGACCGGCCCCGAACTCTCGAGCCTCGCCTGCCAACTTGAGGCTTCCATTCGGCGTTATGAGCGGATCTTCTCTCGGTTCGATCCGGCAAGCCATCTCTCGCGCCTCAATCGACAGGCGGGATGGTGGGTGACGGTCCCTGCCGAACTCTACGAGGTTCTGAAGCTCGCGGCGCACTGGTTTGAGCAGACCCGCGGCTATTTTGACCCGTTTATCGGCGAGGACATGCGCCGCATCGGCTACAGCGTGAGCTTTGATCGACTCGACGTCACCGTTGAGCCCGTCCTCGCCTCCAGGCGCGTGCCGCCCGTAATACCGCCCATCGAATTCCGACCAGACTGCACCGTGCGGCTGCAGCCCGGCTATGAGGTTGATCTTGGTGGAATTGCCAAAGGCTTCATCGTCGCGCGCTGCGCCGAGGAGCTTCGCGCCCAGGGTCTCCGCAATTTCGCGCTGTCCGCGGGCGGCGACGTTCTGGTGACGAGCGACGCTGAGCCCTGGCCGGTCCGCGTGGCGAATCCGTTCGGCGGCGCGGAACCGGTGGGCACGCTCTACGTGAAACAAGGCGGCGTCGCGACGAGCGGCACGTACAAGCGCCGGTGGCAAACTCCAACCGGCCGGGTGATGCACCACCTCATCGATCCCTTCACCGGGCTGCCGGCCGACACCGATGTCGTGTCCGTGTCCGTCTGCGCCGACGAACTCACAACCGCCGAGGTGCTGGCCAAGGTCGCGCTGCTCCTCGGGGCGGAGCGGGGCACGCCATATCTTTGTGCCGCGCGCGAAGCGGGCATCTGTTCTTCCTTTCTCCTCGCCACCACGAAAGGAGCTGTGATCCCATGCAATTGA
- a CDS encoding LacI family DNA-binding transcriptional regulator — translation MTTIYDIARRAGVSATTVSKVLNGYPDVSQKTREKVQRITRELGYQPNAAARGLVTRRSMSIGVFFQDDARMGFRHPFLHDIVASFQDVVGESGYDLLFFSRTTPPHAPQGFEARARHRGVDGLFLLGIPRTSPGLPSLVRSRIPVVSVDLDLFGPRASWLSSDNVGGARLAVEHLAAMGHTKIGFVGDRYGTKPGQDRALGYHMAMQELGLTFRSEWVAEGDFMEESGEEAMHRILEAREWPTAVFFASDMMAIGAMKALRQRGLEPGRDISLVGFDDVAIARLVTPALTTIRQNTRAMGEEAARELLDLMQNPNRPPRVITIPVELVSRESVARMGG, via the coding sequence ATGACCACCATTTACGATATCGCGCGCCGGGCTGGCGTGTCCGCCACCACGGTGTCCAAGGTGCTGAACGGCTATCCCGACGTGAGCCAAAAGACTCGCGAGAAGGTGCAGCGCATCACGCGCGAATTGGGGTATCAGCCAAACGCGGCGGCTCGCGGCCTCGTCACGCGCCGCTCCATGTCCATCGGCGTGTTCTTTCAAGACGACGCCCGAATGGGTTTTCGGCATCCGTTCCTCCACGATATCGTCGCCAGCTTCCAGGATGTCGTCGGCGAAAGCGGCTACGATCTCCTCTTCTTCTCCCGGACCACACCTCCCCACGCGCCCCAGGGTTTTGAGGCGCGGGCCCGCCATCGCGGCGTGGACGGCCTGTTCCTGCTCGGCATTCCGCGCACGTCGCCAGGCCTGCCTTCGCTTGTCCGCAGTCGCATTCCCGTCGTGTCGGTCGATCTCGACCTGTTCGGCCCGCGGGCAAGCTGGCTGTCTTCCGACAACGTCGGCGGGGCGCGGCTCGCCGTCGAGCACCTCGCTGCCATGGGGCACACCAAGATCGGCTTTGTCGGCGATCGCTACGGAACCAAGCCGGGCCAGGACCGCGCGCTCGGCTATCACATGGCCATGCAGGAGTTGGGACTCACGTTTCGAAGCGAGTGGGTCGCGGAAGGAGATTTCATGGAGGAGTCGGGCGAAGAGGCCATGCACCGGATTCTCGAGGCACGCGAGTGGCCGACCGCCGTCTTTTTCGCTTCGGATATGATGGCCATCGGCGCGATGAAGGCGCTGCGCCAAAGGGGGCTTGAGCCTGGCCGGGACATTTCGCTCGTCGGCTTTGACGACGTGGCGATTGCCCGGCTTGTGACGCCCGCCCTGACGACCATCCGGCAGAACACGCGTGCCATGGGCGAGGAGGCGGCGCGCGAACTCCTTGACCTCATGCAGAATCCGAATCGCCCTCCGCGCGTCATTACCATTCCCGTGGAATTGGTCTCGCGGGAGAGCGTCGCGCGAATGGGCGGATGA
- a CDS encoding ABC1 kinase family protein, with protein MVGGHMLGRRVRHLSRYKDIAQILVANGFGWFIDEIGLFDLLSLPRRLFSGREDRESLSTYERVRVVLEKLGPTFVKLGQIASLRADVFPPELIEQLAKLQDDVPPVAFAEVRKIVEDELGQPLDEVFRAFDEEPVGSASIGQVHRAELRNGDEVAVKVQRPDIRRKIEIDLDILMDLARLAERHFEWAAHYELTGVVEEFRHTLLNELNYTVEAHNADRLRRVHEGDSYVRIPEIYWEYTTPRVLTMEYVRGIKLQHRDELIAKGYRTDEIARRVTHAVLTQMLVHGVFHADPHPGNLAVLPDHSILFMDFGMVGRLSADMKQHLAGLVIALMRRDTRAILRVLNRMGVVPHDIDEHRLYRDVDHLREKYYEIPLTQISLGEAVSELFAVAYRHRVRIPADLALVGKALVTVEGVVEGLDPSFRILNIAEPFGRALLKERARPRQFASYLARGAVEGLEFLSDVPRHVMDILRHWRQGKIRIELEMAELDALTRQLVRIGNRLSFSITLLAFSIFMTGLLIATVLKKSPAGLWSFPTTEVGVAVGLFLLFLLILSIWRSNK; from the coding sequence ATGGTCGGAGGACACATGCTCGGCAGACGGGTGCGCCATCTGTCTCGCTACAAGGACATCGCGCAGATCTTGGTGGCCAATGGCTTCGGCTGGTTCATCGACGAGATAGGGCTCTTCGATCTGCTTTCGCTGCCTCGTCGACTGTTTTCGGGGCGAGAGGATCGGGAGTCGCTCTCGACCTACGAGCGCGTCCGGGTGGTGCTCGAGAAGCTCGGGCCGACGTTTGTCAAGCTGGGTCAAATCGCCAGCTTGCGCGCGGACGTCTTTCCGCCCGAGCTCATCGAGCAGCTTGCCAAGCTCCAGGACGACGTGCCTCCCGTGGCGTTTGCTGAGGTTCGAAAGATTGTGGAAGATGAGCTCGGCCAGCCACTCGACGAGGTCTTCCGAGCGTTTGACGAGGAGCCGGTCGGTTCGGCGTCCATCGGCCAGGTGCACCGCGCGGAGCTCCGGAATGGCGACGAGGTGGCCGTCAAGGTTCAGCGCCCGGATATTCGGCGGAAAATTGAGATCGATCTCGACATTCTCATGGATCTCGCCCGCCTGGCCGAGCGCCATTTTGAGTGGGCCGCGCACTACGAGTTGACGGGCGTGGTCGAAGAATTCCGGCACACGCTCCTCAACGAGCTGAATTACACGGTTGAGGCGCACAACGCGGATCGCCTCCGGCGCGTCCACGAGGGCGATTCGTACGTGCGGATTCCGGAGATTTACTGGGAGTACACGACGCCCCGCGTGCTCACCATGGAGTACGTGCGGGGTATCAAGCTCCAGCATCGGGACGAGCTCATCGCGAAGGGATACCGGACAGACGAGATCGCCAGGCGCGTGACGCACGCCGTGCTCACGCAGATGTTGGTGCACGGCGTGTTTCACGCGGATCCGCATCCGGGCAATCTCGCTGTGCTGCCGGACCACAGCATCCTTTTCATGGACTTCGGCATGGTGGGCCGGCTGTCGGCCGACATGAAGCAGCACCTGGCCGGGCTCGTCATTGCGCTGATGCGCCGGGACACGCGCGCCATTCTCCGCGTGCTCAACCGAATGGGTGTGGTGCCGCACGACATCGATGAACATCGGTTGTATCGCGACGTGGATCACCTGCGCGAAAAGTATTACGAGATTCCGCTCACCCAGATCAGCCTCGGCGAGGCGGTGAGCGAGCTGTTTGCCGTCGCCTATCGCCATCGCGTCCGCATTCCCGCCGATCTCGCCCTCGTCGGCAAGGCGCTCGTGACCGTCGAGGGCGTCGTGGAAGGGCTCGATCCGTCCTTCCGCATCCTCAACATCGCAGAACCGTTCGGCCGCGCACTGCTCAAGGAGCGCGCACGGCCTCGACAGTTCGCCTCGTACCTCGCCCGCGGCGCCGTCGAAGGGCTGGAGTTTCTGAGCGACGTGCCCCGCCACGTCATGGACATTCTGCGCCACTGGCGACAAGGGAAAATCCGCATCGAGCTCGAAATGGCTGAACTGGACGCGCTGACCCGGCAGTTGGTGCGCATTGGGAACCGGCTGTCGTTTAGCATCACGCTGCTCGCATTCAGCATCTTTATGACTGGGCTTCTCATCGCGACGGTGCTGAAGAAATCGCCTGCGGGGCTTTGGTCCTTTCCCACGACCGAAGTCGGCGTGGCCGTCGGCCTGTTTCTGCTCTTTTTGCTGATCCTTTCGATCTGGCGTTCAAACAAATGA
- a CDS encoding dienelactone hydrolase family protein, translated as MALHTEWVRYGENGKYLGYLAHHDRLSDGQPAVIVLQEIWGVDDHIRDVVERFARAGYVALAPDLYAEGGKRKPGLEPEAIEAVKRFLDSVPPQAWHDASERERALETLPEPERTTVRHTFGQLFGGLNLDAYNDHLLAAASFLRDTYRMTKGQPVVSVGFCMGGGLSARLATLDAKLAGAVIFYGQAPSADRIPNIQCPVRGFYASLDPRITDAVPAFAEEMKKAGKDFQYRVYEGAHHAFFNDTRASYHPRAARSAFAEVLTFFNQVTGGV; from the coding sequence GTGGCACTGCACACGGAATGGGTTCGATACGGCGAAAACGGGAAGTATTTGGGGTATTTGGCCCATCACGACAGGTTGTCGGATGGACAACCGGCCGTCATCGTGCTTCAGGAGATCTGGGGCGTGGACGACCACATCCGGGACGTCGTGGAGCGGTTTGCCCGGGCAGGATACGTGGCGCTCGCGCCGGACCTGTACGCGGAAGGCGGGAAGCGCAAGCCGGGACTTGAGCCGGAGGCCATCGAGGCGGTGAAGCGGTTTCTGGATTCGGTACCGCCTCAGGCGTGGCACGACGCGTCCGAGCGAGAGCGCGCCCTGGAGACGCTGCCCGAGCCGGAGCGGACGACGGTTCGCCACACGTTTGGACAGCTGTTCGGCGGTTTGAATCTGGACGCGTACAACGACCATCTGCTGGCTGCCGCGAGCTTTTTGCGAGACACGTACCGCATGACGAAGGGGCAACCGGTGGTCTCCGTTGGGTTCTGCATGGGCGGCGGCCTGTCCGCGAGGCTGGCGACGCTCGATGCGAAGCTCGCGGGCGCGGTCATTTTTTACGGGCAGGCTCCGAGCGCGGACCGCATTCCCAACATCCAGTGCCCGGTGCGCGGCTTCTACGCATCGCTCGATCCGCGCATCACGGACGCGGTTCCGGCGTTTGCCGAAGAGATGAAAAAGGCGGGGAAGGACTTTCAGTACCGCGTGTACGAAGGCGCGCATCATGCGTTCTTCAACGACACGCGGGCGTCTTACCATCCGCGGGCGGCGCGGTCGGCCTTCGCGGAAGTCCTCACGTTCTTCAACCAGGTGACTGGGGGCGTATGA